Proteins from a single region of Chromobacterium sp. ATCC 53434:
- a CDS encoding ABC transporter substrate-binding protein has product MRPRLMIVLLGCCLRALPAIAQTEPEIHALTEALPPLSYDENGAHKGFSNELLQMMLHDSGLRAAIQVKPWSRALREAQQVPNTMLYLAVRTPEREEMFKWVGPALPLAIELFRLGGPRALPYTSLDDARRAVVAVARDTPGQKMMERQGFVDNQNLMLTNDEAQSARLLYAHRVQFSVGVGLFQRYAARQQGQNPERLDSVQVLDDSTRFYFAMQKDSNPDYVARLQAALDKIKQDGRYAALLKRYNHP; this is encoded by the coding sequence ATGCGTCCGCGTCTGATGATCGTCCTGCTAGGCTGCTGTCTTCGCGCTCTGCCCGCCATCGCCCAGACGGAACCGGAAATCCACGCGCTGACCGAAGCGCTGCCGCCGCTCAGCTACGACGAGAACGGCGCGCACAAAGGCTTTTCCAACGAATTGCTGCAAATGATGCTGCACGACAGCGGCCTGCGCGCCGCGATACAGGTCAAACCGTGGAGCCGGGCGCTGCGCGAGGCGCAGCAGGTGCCCAACACCATGCTCTACCTGGCGGTGCGCACGCCGGAGCGGGAGGAGATGTTCAAATGGGTGGGCCCGGCGCTGCCGCTGGCTATCGAGCTGTTCCGCCTGGGCGGCCCGCGCGCCCTGCCCTACACCTCGCTGGACGATGCCCGCCGCGCGGTGGTGGCGGTGGCCCGCGACACGCCGGGACAGAAGATGATGGAACGCCAGGGCTTCGTCGACAACCAGAACCTGATGCTGACCAATGACGAGGCGCAATCGGCCAGGCTGCTGTACGCGCATCGGGTGCAGTTCAGCGTCGGCGTCGGCCTGTTCCAGCGCTACGCCGCGCGCCAGCAAGGCCAGAACCCGGAACGGCTGGACTCGGTGCAGGTGCTGGACGACAGCACCCGCTTCTACTTCGCGATGCAGAAGGACAGCAATCCGGACTACGTCGCCCGCCTGCAGGCGGCGCTGGACAAGATCAAGCAGGACGGCCGCTACGCCGCGCTGTTGAAGCGCTACAACCATCCGTGA